In a genomic window of Plectropomus leopardus isolate mb chromosome 6, YSFRI_Pleo_2.0, whole genome shotgun sequence:
- the LOC121944908 gene encoding C-X-C motif chemokine 10-like, with the protein MNSVVITVLISLLVLCAQGQQDTSSKCKCSKDFVGRINSRQIKGEPLVLPPSIFCPHTEIIITTTADKEKCVNPKSQFGQLILKNKDKQEKNGAGSKTTTTTTTTTMMAASSQ; encoded by the exons ATGAATTCAGTCGTCATCACCGTTCTCATCAGCCTGCTTGTCCTCTGTGCACAAG GACAACAGGACACGTCGAGTAAGTGCAAGTGCTCCAAAGATTTTGTGGGCAGGATCAACTCAAGGCAGATCAAAGGAGAGCCGCTCGTACTCCCCCCGAGTATCTTCTGTCCACACACAGAGATTAT TATTACAACAACAGCCGATAAGGAGAAATGTGTCAATCCAAAGTCACAATTTGGACAACTCATTCTGAAGAACAAAGACAA GCAGGAGAAGAATGGAGCCGGCagcaagacaacaacaacaacaacaacaacgaccaTGATGGCGGCTTCAAGTCAATGA